The following coding sequences lie in one Pseudomonas sp. B33.4 genomic window:
- a CDS encoding alpha/beta fold hydrolase, producing MLLLFVALAVFVAWSWLSYPAVGHWLYDLNMAIEAKLYKLHKIEVPIAEMTVSTWQGGPYEAASAILMLHGYSADKNLWLRFSRHFVRQYRVIIPDLAGHGETGFKAGGGYDIPLQAKRMIQLLDVCGVEKVHVIGNSMGGYIAAWLAATYPDRIASVALIDPAGVTAPEVSDMERHLARGHNPFLINSREEFRQFYAMTMESPPWVPNLVLDAIAQRYEQQRDELEEIFRDFRASPPMEPKLADIKCPALLLWGRKDRLIDVSSVPVWSKGIANLRVDVWDHVGHMPMVEQPGNTARLYREFLGSQK from the coding sequence ATGCTTTTGCTGTTTGTCGCCCTCGCGGTTTTCGTGGCCTGGAGCTGGTTGAGTTATCCGGCGGTCGGTCATTGGCTGTACGACCTGAACATGGCCATCGAGGCCAAGTTGTACAAATTGCACAAGATCGAAGTGCCGATCGCCGAGATGACCGTCTCGACCTGGCAGGGCGGGCCGTATGAAGCGGCCAGCGCGATTCTGATGCTGCATGGCTACAGCGCCGACAAGAACCTGTGGCTGCGCTTTTCCCGGCACTTCGTGCGCCAGTATCGGGTGATCATTCCGGACCTTGCCGGCCATGGGGAAACCGGCTTCAAGGCTGGCGGCGGCTACGACATTCCGTTGCAGGCCAAACGCATGATCCAGTTGCTCGACGTTTGCGGCGTGGAGAAAGTCCACGTGATCGGCAACTCGATGGGCGGCTACATCGCAGCGTGGCTGGCGGCGACGTATCCCGACCGCATCGCTTCGGTGGCACTGATCGACCCGGCGGGCGTCACCGCGCCCGAGGTCAGCGACATGGAGCGGCATCTGGCGCGCGGGCATAACCCGTTTCTGATCAACTCGCGGGAAGAGTTTCGCCAGTTTTACGCGATGACCATGGAATCGCCGCCGTGGGTGCCGAACCTGGTGCTGGACGCGATCGCCCAGCGTTACGAACAACAACGCGATGAACTGGAAGAGATCTTCCGCGATTTTCGCGCCAGCCCGCCGATGGAGCCGAAACTGGCCGACATCAAATGCCCGGCGCTGTTGCTCTGGGGGCGCAAGGATCGGCTGATCGATGTCAGCAGCGTGCCAGTGTGGAGCAAGGGCATCGCCAATTTGCGCGTGGATGTCTGGGATCATGTCGGGCACATGCCGATGGTTGAACAGCCGGGGAATACTGCGCGGCTGTATCGCGAATTCCTCGGAAGCCAGAAATGA
- the glcD gene encoding glycolate oxidase subunit GlcD: protein MNILYDERLDGPLPQVNKAELLKALQQTLPDLDILWREDELKPYECDGLSAYRTTPMLVALPRRLEQVQTLLKLCHEKNVPVVARGAGTGLSGGALPLEQGLLLVMARFNNILHIDPAARTARVQPGVRNLAISQAAAPFGLYYAPDPSSQIACSIGGNVAENAGGVHCLKYGLTVHNLLKIEVLTIEGERLTLGSDALDSAGFDLLALFTGSEGLLGIITEVTVKLLPKPQVAKVLLASFDSVEKAGRAVAEIIAAGIIPGGLEMMDNLAIRAAEDFIHAGYPVDAEAILLCELDGVEADVHDDCQRVREVMTAAGATEVRQARDEAERVRFWAGRKNAFPAIGRLSPDYYCMDGTIPRRELPGVLQGIARLGEEYGLRVANVFHAGDGNMHPLILFDANQPGELHRAEALGGKILELCVQVGGSITGEHGVGREKINQMCAQFNSDELSLFHAVKAAFDPQGLLNPGKNIPTLHRCAEFGAMHIHAGQLPFPELERF, encoded by the coding sequence ATGAACATCCTTTATGACGAACGCCTCGACGGCCCCTTGCCGCAGGTGAACAAGGCCGAATTGCTCAAGGCATTGCAGCAAACGCTGCCAGACCTCGACATTTTGTGGCGCGAGGACGAACTCAAACCCTACGAATGCGACGGCCTCTCCGCCTACCGCACCACGCCGATGCTGGTCGCCCTGCCGCGTCGACTCGAGCAAGTGCAAACCCTGCTCAAACTCTGTCATGAAAAAAACGTCCCGGTGGTTGCCCGTGGCGCCGGCACCGGGTTGTCCGGCGGCGCCTTGCCGCTGGAACAAGGCCTGCTGCTGGTGATGGCGCGCTTCAACAATATCCTGCACATCGACCCCGCTGCCCGTACTGCGCGGGTTCAGCCGGGGGTGCGCAATCTGGCGATCTCCCAGGCGGCCGCGCCCTTCGGCCTGTATTACGCGCCGGACCCGTCCTCGCAAATCGCCTGTTCGATCGGCGGCAACGTCGCCGAAAACGCTGGCGGCGTGCATTGCCTCAAGTACGGCCTGACCGTGCACAACCTGCTGAAAATCGAAGTGCTGACCATCGAGGGCGAACGCCTGACTCTGGGCTCGGACGCCCTCGATTCAGCGGGTTTCGATTTGCTCGCCTTGTTCACCGGTTCCGAAGGTTTGCTGGGGATCATCACCGAAGTCACGGTCAAACTGCTGCCCAAACCGCAAGTCGCGAAAGTCCTGCTGGCCAGTTTCGATTCCGTGGAAAAGGCCGGCCGCGCCGTCGCCGAAATCATCGCGGCGGGGATCATTCCCGGCGGGCTGGAGATGATGGACAACCTCGCCATTCGCGCCGCCGAAGATTTCATCCACGCCGGTTACCCGGTCGATGCCGAGGCGATTCTGCTGTGCGAACTCGATGGCGTCGAAGCCGATGTCCACGACGATTGCCAACGGGTGCGCGAGGTCATGACCGCGGCCGGCGCCACCGAAGTGCGTCAGGCCCGCGACGAAGCCGAGCGCGTGCGTTTCTGGGCCGGACGCAAGAATGCGTTTCCCGCGATCGGCCGTCTATCACCCGACTATTACTGCATGGACGGCACCATCCCGCGCCGCGAATTGCCCGGGGTTCTGCAAGGCATCGCCCGCCTCGGCGAAGAATACGGATTGCGCGTGGCCAACGTGTTCCATGCCGGCGACGGCAACATGCACCCGCTGATTCTGTTCGACGCCAATCAACCCGGCGAACTGCATCGCGCCGAAGCCTTGGGCGGCAAGATCCTTGAACTGTGCGTGCAGGTCGGCGGCAGCATCACCGGCGAACACGGCGTCGGCCGCGAGAAAATCAACCAGATGTGCGCGCAGTTCAACAGCGATGAGTTGAGCCTGTTCCATGCAGTAAAAGCCGCGTTCGACCCACAAGGCCTGCTCAATCCCGGCAAGAACATTCCGACCCTGCACCGCTGTGCCGAATTCGGCGCGATGCACATTCACGCCGGGCAATTGCCGTTCCCCGAACTGGAGCGTTTCTGA
- a CDS encoding VOC family protein, which yields MTVQPFVSPDLIRQHFSKAMSDMYREEVPLYGALMELVEQTNHEVLARQPDIARQLDSTGEIQRLDMERHGAIRVGTATELATLARLFAVMGMQPVGYYDLTPAGVPVHSTAFRAVHEEALQVSPFRVFTSLLRLELIEDPELRAFAESVLAKRSIFTSEALRLIAQAENAGGLNESEAEAFVLQALETFRWHHSATVTAAQYQTLSAQHRLIADVVAFKGPHINHLTPRTLDIDSVQEQMPAHGITPKAVIEGPPRRQCPILLRQTSFKALDEPIAFTDQSETRGSHSARFGEIEQRGAALTPKGRALYDRLLNAARDELGDFPNEANAARYNALMAEHFGEFPDSVEGMREQGLAYFRYFATEKGLAAGGLGDSSLEDLLRNGYVKAEPLVYEDFLPVSAAGIFQSNLGDAAQAHYGEHSNRQAFEQALGRTTIDELGLYAETQQRSIEECLSQFSR from the coding sequence ATGACCGTGCAGCCGTTCGTCAGCCCCGACCTGATCCGCCAACACTTCTCCAAAGCGATGTCCGACATGTACCGCGAAGAAGTGCCGCTGTACGGCGCGCTGATGGAGTTGGTGGAACAGACCAATCACGAAGTGCTTGCACGTCAGCCAGACATCGCCCGGCAACTCGACAGCACCGGTGAAATTCAGCGGCTGGACATGGAGCGCCATGGCGCCATCCGCGTTGGTACTGCGACGGAACTGGCCACCCTCGCCCGCCTGTTTGCGGTGATGGGCATGCAGCCGGTGGGTTATTACGACCTGACCCCGGCGGGCGTGCCGGTGCATTCCACGGCTTTTCGCGCAGTGCATGAGGAGGCCCTGCAAGTCAGCCCGTTTCGGGTGTTCACGTCTTTGTTGCGCCTGGAATTGATTGAAGATCCGGAACTGCGCGCCTTTGCCGAATCCGTGTTGGCCAAGCGTTCGATCTTTACCTCGGAGGCGTTGCGCCTGATCGCGCAAGCTGAAAACGCGGGTGGACTGAATGAAAGCGAGGCCGAGGCATTCGTCCTACAGGCACTGGAAACCTTTCGCTGGCACCACAGCGCCACGGTTACCGCTGCGCAATATCAGACCTTGAGCGCCCAACACCGCTTAATCGCCGACGTGGTCGCGTTCAAAGGCCCGCACATCAATCACCTGACGCCGCGCACGCTGGACATCGACAGCGTGCAGGAACAGATGCCGGCCCATGGCATCACCCCAAAAGCCGTCATCGAAGGCCCGCCGCGCCGGCAGTGCCCGATCCTGTTGCGCCAGACCAGTTTCAAGGCGCTGGACGAGCCGATCGCCTTCACCGATCAAAGCGAAACCCGTGGCAGTCACAGCGCGCGATTCGGCGAAATCGAACAACGCGGCGCGGCACTCACTCCCAAAGGCCGGGCGCTGTATGACCGCTTGCTCAATGCCGCACGCGATGAACTCGGCGACTTCCCCAACGAAGCCAACGCCGCACGCTACAACGCGCTGATGGCTGAGCACTTTGGCGAATTTCCTGACAGTGTCGAAGGCATGCGTGAACAAGGGTTGGCGTACTTTCGCTATTTCGCCACGGAAAAAGGGTTGGCGGCGGGAGGACTTGGGGACTCGTCTCTGGAGGACTTGTTACGCAATGGTTATGTGAAAGCGGAACCGTTGGTGTACGAAGATTTCCTGCCGGTGAGTGCGGCGGGGATTTTTCAGTCGAACCTTGGCGATGCGGCGCAGGCGCATTATGGCGAGCATTCCAATCGGCAGGCTTTTGAGCAGGCGTTGGGGCGCACGACCATTGATGAGTTGGGGTTGTATGCGGAGACACAGCAGCGTTCGATCGAGGAGTGTCTGAGCCAATTTTCGCGTTGA
- a CDS encoding DUF4123 domain-containing protein, giving the protein MPSDRITPKDWLAQQPLQTGERLYLVISAASDSDALKNLYLTEPTAQLLPIWGGTPYSTWQPVMPYVTELKPNSAFLPWNAETDALDWGWLAVSRSEPNEVFEHLRSLTQVKMPDGTEVFFRFWDGRHIYPILHGLGEKAGEVLPMFERYLINGQALEVGTRVVPKVKDWPWWEVPKELLDGLMAENPSTVIGNMMQWLLDEHADLYFSFPESNLKQKVARFVKRTPLTEENFAGLLKAHLENEVVV; this is encoded by the coding sequence GTGCCATCTGATCGAATTACGCCCAAGGATTGGCTGGCGCAACAGCCGTTGCAGACTGGCGAGCGTTTGTATCTGGTTATTAGTGCGGCAAGTGATTCCGACGCGCTGAAAAATCTCTACCTGACCGAGCCTACCGCCCAGCTCCTGCCGATATGGGGCGGCACGCCCTACTCCACCTGGCAACCGGTGATGCCCTACGTCACCGAGCTCAAACCGAACTCGGCGTTCCTGCCGTGGAACGCTGAAACCGATGCCCTCGATTGGGGCTGGCTGGCGGTGTCGCGTTCGGAACCGAACGAAGTGTTCGAGCATCTGCGCAGCCTTACTCAGGTGAAGATGCCAGACGGGACCGAGGTGTTTTTCCGGTTTTGGGATGGACGGCATATCTACCCGATTCTGCATGGGCTTGGGGAGAAGGCTGGGGAAGTGCTGCCGATGTTTGAGCGGTATTTGATTAATGGGCAAGCGCTGGAGGTTGGGACGCGGGTTGTGCCGAAGGTGAAAGATTGGCCGTGGTGGGAGGTGCCGAAGGAGTTGTTGGATGGGTTGATGGCGGAAAACCCGTCGACCGTCATCGGCAACATGATGCAGTGGTTGTTGGACGAACATGCCGATCTGTACTTCTCGTTCCCCGAATCAAACCTGAAACAAAAAGTGGCGCGTTTCGTAAAGCGCACGCCGCTCACGGAAGAAAATTTTGCCGGGCTGTTGAAAGCCCATCTGGAAAATGAGGTGGTTGTATGA
- the glcF gene encoding glycolate oxidase subunit GlcF yields the protein MQTTLSEQSRQLPRAAEAEKILRTCVHCGFCNATCPTYQLLGDELDGPRGRIYLIKQVLEGAPATAQTQLHLDRCLSCRNCETTCPSGVDYHNLLDIGRAVVDHAVPRPAAQRLLREGLRALAPNPGLFKGLLRVGTTFRPLLPRLLESKLPKHLALSGVRPALRHARRVLLLEGCVQPGLSPNTNDATARVLDRLGISVTPVTEAGCCGALDYHLDAQAKGLDRARQNIDAWWPHLQNGAEAIVQTASGCGAFIKDYGHLLEDDPVYAAKARQISERTLDLVQVLDREPLEKVCAASERRIAVHCPCTLQHALKLGGAVEAVLTRLGFNLTAVPDGHLCCGSAGTYSLTQPVLARQLRDNRLNALESGRPELIVTSNVGCQSHLASAGRTRVMHWIELVDQSLAE from the coding sequence ATGCAAACCACCCTCAGCGAACAATCGCGACAACTGCCCCGCGCCGCCGAGGCGGAGAAGATTCTGCGCACCTGCGTGCATTGCGGTTTCTGCAACGCGACCTGCCCGACCTATCAGTTGCTCGGCGATGAACTCGATGGCCCGCGCGGGCGTATCTACCTGATCAAACAAGTGCTCGAAGGCGCACCTGCGACGGCGCAGACGCAACTGCATCTGGATCGCTGCCTGTCGTGCCGCAACTGCGAAACCACCTGCCCGTCCGGTGTCGACTATCACAACCTGCTCGACATTGGCCGCGCGGTGGTCGATCACGCGGTGCCACGTCCGGCGGCGCAACGTCTGTTGCGCGAGGGTTTGCGCGCATTGGCGCCGAATCCAGGGTTGTTCAAAGGCTTGCTGCGGGTGGGTACGACGTTTCGGCCGCTGTTGCCGCGTTTGCTTGAAAGTAAACTGCCAAAGCATCTGGCTCTTTCCGGTGTGCGTCCTGCCCTGCGTCATGCCCGGCGGGTGTTGTTGCTGGAAGGCTGTGTGCAACCGGGACTGTCACCCAATACCAACGATGCGACGGCACGGGTGCTGGATCGATTGGGCATCAGCGTCACTCCGGTAACTGAAGCCGGTTGTTGCGGCGCTTTGGACTATCACCTCGACGCCCAGGCCAAAGGCCTTGACCGCGCCCGGCAGAACATCGATGCCTGGTGGCCGCACCTGCAAAACGGTGCCGAAGCCATTGTGCAGACCGCCAGCGGTTGCGGTGCATTCATCAAGGATTACGGGCATTTGCTCGAAGACGATCCGGTGTATGCGGCCAAGGCCCGGCAAATCAGCGAGCGCACGCTGGATCTGGTGCAGGTACTCGATCGGGAACCGCTGGAAAAAGTCTGCGCGGCGAGCGAGCGACGGATTGCCGTGCATTGCCCGTGCACTTTGCAGCACGCGTTGAAACTGGGCGGCGCGGTGGAAGCCGTGCTGACCCGCCTCGGTTTCAATCTCACCGCCGTACCCGACGGCCATTTGTGCTGCGGCTCGGCGGGTACGTATTCGTTGACGCAACCGGTGCTGGCCCGGCAACTGCGCGATAACCGCCTCAACGCGCTGGAGAGCGGCCGACCTGAGCTGATCGTCACCTCCAACGTCGGCTGTCAGAGCCATCTGGCCAGTGCCGGCCGCACGCGGGTGATGCACTGGATCGAACTGGTGGATCAGTCGTTGGCAGAATGA
- the glcE gene encoding glycolate oxidase subunit GlcE, with the protein MADFDAASALLDQVNEARANATPLKIQGGNSKAFLGREVAGEVLDTRAHCGIVRYEPTELVVTARAGTPLSELLAALDAAGQMLPCEPPAFGEGATVGGMIATGLSGPRRPWSGSVRDFVLGTRVITGLGQHLRFGGEVMKNVAGYDLSRLMAGSYGCLGVLTEVSLKVLPKPRQCLSIRLDMDCARALAKLAEWGQQPLPISAACHDGQSLYLRLEGGEGSVTAAHQRLGGEPLDSGFWRDLNEQRLAFFNEGLPLWRLSLPNNLGPLDLPGEQLIDWAGAQRWLKSDAAHIHILAQELGGHATCFTHGASSSPFQPLAWTLLRYHRQLKAQLDPQGLFNPGRMYAEF; encoded by the coding sequence ATGGCCGATTTCGACGCCGCCAGCGCCCTGCTCGATCAGGTCAACGAAGCGCGGGCCAATGCCACGCCGCTGAAAATCCAGGGTGGCAACAGCAAGGCCTTTCTCGGTCGCGAGGTGGCCGGCGAAGTGCTCGACACCCGTGCCCACTGCGGCATCGTCCGTTACGAGCCGACCGAACTGGTGGTCACGGCGCGCGCCGGTACGCCTTTGTCCGAGCTGCTGGCGGCGCTGGACGCTGCCGGACAAATGTTGCCGTGCGAGCCGCCGGCATTCGGTGAAGGCGCGACCGTCGGCGGCATGATCGCCACGGGGTTGTCCGGGCCACGACGACCGTGGTCTGGCTCGGTGCGCGACTTTGTCCTCGGCACGCGGGTGATCACCGGCCTCGGTCAGCACCTGCGTTTCGGCGGCGAAGTGATGAAAAACGTCGCCGGTTATGACCTGTCACGGCTGATGGCCGGCAGCTATGGCTGCCTCGGCGTGCTCACCGAAGTGTCGCTGAAAGTCCTGCCGAAACCGCGCCAGTGCCTAAGCATTCGCCTCGACATGGACTGCGCGCGGGCGCTGGCCAAGCTTGCCGAGTGGGGCCAGCAGCCGCTGCCGATCAGTGCCGCGTGTCACGATGGTCAGAGCCTGTATCTGCGGCTCGAGGGCGGCGAAGGCTCGGTGACGGCGGCGCATCAACGCCTCGGGGGCGAGCCGCTGGATTCAGGGTTCTGGCGCGATCTGAATGAGCAACGTCTAGCCTTTTTCAACGAAGGTCTGCCGCTGTGGCGCTTGTCGTTGCCGAACAATCTCGGGCCACTGGATCTGCCCGGCGAGCAACTGATCGACTGGGCCGGTGCACAACGCTGGCTGAAATCCGACGCGGCGCACATTCATATTCTCGCTCAGGAACTCGGCGGCCATGCCACCTGCTTCACCCACGGGGCTAGTTCTTCGCCGTTCCAGCCGCTGGCCTGGACACTGCTGCGCTATCACCGGCAACTCAAGGCGCAACTCGACCCGCAAGGGCTGTTCAACCCCGGGCGCATGTACGCGGAGTTCTAG
- the tssI gene encoding type VI secretion system tip protein TssI/VgrG: MFAPANETHFALTIEGLSADFQVFTLTGREAISQPFVFEVELVSEQPSLDLETLLHKPAFLQLSPDGSGIHGQIYRAAQGDSGKRLTRYSVTLRPQLSYLAHRVNQRIFQNLSVPKIIGMVLEEHGIQSNAYEFKTGSIYPERIYCVQYDESDLHFIQRLCEEEGIHYHFEHTATAHKLVFGDDQTVFPKLKPVAYQQDSGMVASDPVIKRFDLRLETRTSRTTRRDYDFEKPRITLESENRGDALPDLEDYDYPGRFIDRERGKHLAKRALERHRSDFQLAEGKSDQPLLVSGHFLALTAHPKAKWNDLWLLTEVLHEGKQPQVLEESVTSDTTALKDDFHQGYRNRFQATPWDVPNRPPLRHPKPRILGSQSAVVTGPKGEEIHCDEYGRVKVQFHWDREGQADDKTSCWLRVSSAWAGAQYGGIAIPRIGMEVLVTFLEGDPDQPLISGCLYHKENTVPYELPANKTRSTFKTLSSMGGGGYNELRIEDKKGQEQIYLHAQRDWDENIEHDQKIRVGNERHDTVEKNSYTEFKAEEHHTVYADRKVETRANDHLTVGVNQHIKIGTGQFIDAGQEIHLSSGMKVVMEAGSELTLIGGGSFIKIDAGGVTLSGPVINMNSGGSPGSGTGAAPLMPGILKQADADKAGQVLTPAQINTLKRNAPFCEECEKCKAGACAI; this comes from the coding sequence ATGTTCGCGCCGGCCAATGAAACCCATTTTGCCCTGACCATCGAAGGTCTTTCCGCCGATTTCCAGGTGTTTACCCTCACCGGTCGGGAAGCCATCAGCCAGCCTTTTGTCTTCGAGGTGGAGCTGGTCAGTGAGCAGCCGTCGCTGGACCTCGAAACCCTGCTGCACAAACCGGCCTTCCTGCAGCTGTCGCCCGACGGCAGCGGCATTCACGGCCAGATCTACCGCGCCGCGCAAGGCGATTCCGGCAAACGCCTGACCCGTTATTCGGTGACCCTGCGCCCGCAACTGTCCTACCTGGCGCATCGCGTCAACCAGCGAATCTTCCAGAACCTCAGCGTGCCGAAAATCATCGGTATGGTCCTCGAAGAGCACGGTATTCAAAGCAACGCCTACGAATTCAAGACCGGTTCGATTTATCCCGAGCGCATCTACTGCGTGCAATACGATGAATCGGACCTGCATTTCATCCAGCGCCTGTGCGAAGAAGAAGGTATCCACTACCACTTCGAGCACACGGCGACGGCGCACAAACTGGTGTTCGGCGATGACCAGACGGTGTTCCCGAAACTCAAGCCTGTGGCCTATCAGCAAGACTCCGGCATGGTCGCCAGCGACCCGGTGATCAAGCGTTTCGACCTGCGCCTGGAAACCCGCACCAGCCGCACCACCCGCCGCGATTACGACTTCGAAAAACCACGCATCACTCTCGAAAGCGAAAACCGTGGCGACGCCCTGCCCGACCTTGAAGACTACGATTACCCAGGTCGTTTCATCGACCGCGAGCGCGGCAAACACCTGGCCAAACGCGCCCTCGAACGTCATCGCAGCGACTTCCAGTTGGCTGAAGGCAAGAGTGATCAACCGTTGCTGGTCAGCGGCCACTTCCTCGCGCTGACCGCGCACCCGAAAGCCAAATGGAATGACCTCTGGCTGCTCACCGAAGTCCTCCACGAAGGCAAACAGCCGCAAGTCCTCGAAGAGTCGGTGACCAGTGACACCACCGCACTCAAAGACGATTTCCACCAAGGCTACCGCAACCGCTTCCAGGCCACCCCATGGGACGTGCCGAACCGCCCGCCCCTGCGCCACCCGAAACCGCGCATCCTCGGCAGCCAGAGCGCTGTGGTCACCGGCCCGAAGGGTGAAGAGATCCACTGCGACGAATACGGCCGCGTCAAAGTGCAATTCCATTGGGACCGCGAAGGCCAGGCCGATGACAAAACCAGCTGCTGGCTGCGCGTCTCCAGCGCCTGGGCCGGCGCCCAGTACGGCGGCATTGCCATCCCGCGTATCGGCATGGAAGTGCTGGTCACCTTCCTTGAAGGCGATCCCGATCAACCGTTGATCAGCGGCTGCCTGTACCACAAGGAAAACACCGTCCCGTATGAGCTGCCGGCGAACAAGACCCGCAGCACCTTCAAGACCCTCAGCTCCATGGGCGGTGGCGGCTACAACGAACTGCGCATCGAAGACAAAAAAGGTCAGGAACAGATCTACCTGCACGCCCAGCGCGACTGGGACGAAAACATCGAGCACGACCAGAAAATCCGCGTCGGCAACGAACGCCACGACACCGTCGAAAAGAACAGCTACACGGAATTCAAGGCCGAAGAACACCACACCGTCTACGCCGACCGCAAAGTCGAAACCCGCGCCAACGACCACCTGACCGTCGGTGTAAACCAACACATCAAGATCGGCACCGGCCAGTTCATCGACGCTGGCCAGGAAATCCACCTCAGCAGCGGCATGAAAGTGGTGATGGAAGCCGGCAGCGAGCTGACCCTGATCGGCGGCGGCAGCTTCATCAAGATCGACGCCGGCGGCGTCACCCTGAGCGGCCCGGTGATCAACATGAACTCCGGCGGCAGCCCCGGCAGCGGCACGGGCGCTGCCCCGCTCATGCCCGGCATCCTGAAACAGGCCGACGCCGACAAGGCCGGTCAGGTCCTGACCCCGGCCCAGATCAACACCCTCAAACGCAACGCGCCGTTCTGCGAAGAATGCGAAAAATGCAAGGCAGGTGCCTGTGCCATCTGA
- a CDS encoding Hcp family type VI secretion system effector has translation MATPAYMSVTGEKQGLITAGAFTADSVGNTYQEGHEDQVMVQAFTHDVIIPRDPQSGQPTGQRVHKPVVITKVYDKASPLLQAALTSGERMSEIVIQWYRTSAQGTQEHYYTTKLEDAIIVAINNKMHNCQDPGNAHFTHLEEVQFTYRKITWTHEVSGTSGSDDWRAPVV, from the coding sequence ATGGCAACACCAGCGTACATGTCGGTTACCGGCGAAAAACAAGGCCTGATCACTGCAGGCGCTTTCACCGCTGACTCCGTAGGCAACACCTACCAGGAAGGCCACGAAGACCAGGTTATGGTTCAGGCTTTCACCCACGACGTGATCATCCCGCGTGACCCACAGTCCGGTCAGCCAACCGGTCAGCGCGTGCACAAGCCAGTTGTGATCACCAAGGTCTACGACAAGGCTTCGCCACTGCTGCAAGCTGCTCTGACCTCCGGCGAGCGCATGAGCGAAATCGTTATCCAGTGGTACCGTACTTCTGCTCAAGGTACTCAAGAGCACTACTACACCACCAAACTGGAAGACGCGATCATCGTCGCCATCAACAACAAAATGCACAACTGCCAGGATCCAGGCAACGCTCACTTCACCCACTTGGAAGAAGTGCAGTTCACCTACCGTAAAATCACCTGGACCCACGAAGTATCCGGTACTTCGGGTTCCGATGACTGGCGTGCTCCAGTCGTTTAA